The Thermus antranikianii DSM 12462 DNA segment AGCACCTCCGGTCCAAAGAGGCCTTCGTTCAAGCCCCGGATCAAAAGCCCCCACATCTCCCCGTGCAGGGCATCCCCGGCGTTCAGGGCCAGGGGCATGGGGTAGAGGCGGTGCAGGGCGGGCCTTCCCCGGCGCTCCTCGGAGCCATCTTCGATGTCGTCGTGGATGAGCACCCAGTTTTGGAAAAGTTCCAGGGCAGTTCCTGCCCAAAGGCTGGCCTCGAAGGAGGCACCGTGGGCCAGCCCCGCGTAGACGGTGAGGAGGCCCCGGAGCATTTTGCCGCCGCGGCCGGGGTACTCCCGAAGGAGCGCCTGGTAATCGGGATCGGCGTGGGCTAGTCCGGCAAGAAGACGCTCTTGGAGGGCTTTTTTCACTTCCTCAGGTGCAGGGGTCATGCTATACACTTTAGGCCATGCGCGGTTACGCCTTGGGCCTTTTCGCCCTCAACCTCCTCACCCTTCTTTGGGGCACCACCTTTGTGGTGGTCAAGGGGGCGGTAGGGGAGATGGCCCCAAGCCTCCTGGTCTTCCTGCGCTTTCTTTTGGCCAGCCTTTTCTTCCTCCCCTGGGCCTTTCGCCTGCCCAAGGGGGTGTGGGGCCCGGGGATGGAACTGGCCTTTTGGCTGCTTCTGGGCTATGCCTCCCAGGCCATCGGCCTCATGCACACCTCGGCGAGCCGTAGCGCCTTTATCACTGCCCTGAACGTGGTCTTGGTGCCCTTGATCCTGGGCCTGGTGGGCCGGAGGCTTGGGAGCGTGTGGCTGGCGGCCCTTTTGGCCTTTTTGGGCGTGGGGTTTCTTTCCTACGATCCCCGCCAGCCTCCCCTGAACGTGGGGGATCTCTGGACCCTCCTCACCGCATTCACCTACGCTCTATACATCGTGCGCCTCGAGGTGCACGCCAAGGCCTTTCCCTCCTTGCCCCTCACGGCGGTCCAGATCTTCGGCACGGCATTTCTTGCCCTGCCCTGGGCCCTTTGGGAGGGGGTGAGGTGGGAAGGGATACCCTGGGGTGCCGTCCTCTACCTGGGGGTGGTGGCCACGGCCCTCACCACCTGGCTCCAGACCTGGGGACAGAGGTACGTGCCCGCGCCCCAGGCGGCCATCCTTTACACCATGGAACCCGTCTGGGCTACCCTTTTTGCCTTCGCCGTCTTGGGGGAAAGGTTGGGC contains these protein-coding regions:
- a CDS encoding DMT family transporter, which codes for MRGYALGLFALNLLTLLWGTTFVVVKGAVGEMAPSLLVFLRFLLASLFFLPWAFRLPKGVWGPGMELAFWLLLGYASQAIGLMHTSASRSAFITALNVVLVPLILGLVGRRLGSVWLAALLAFLGVGFLSYDPRQPPLNVGDLWTLLTAFTYALYIVRLEVHAKAFPSLPLTAVQIFGTAFLALPWALWEGVRWEGIPWGAVLYLGVVATALTTWLQTWGQRYVPAPQAAILYTMEPVWATLFAFAVLGERLGFLGGLGAFLVVLATFQAIRRSPA